One Buteo buteo chromosome 5, bButBut1.hap1.1, whole genome shotgun sequence DNA window includes the following coding sequences:
- the LOC142031062 gene encoding interferon lambda-3-like, protein MLHLNLTLLLVLVLGSGLGAAFPQDTLKKSCSLSKYQFLVPHELKAVQKMKEQFEDIMLLSNRKCNTRLFHRKWRIAELSVPDRMVLVEAELALATAMLGLPAAPRFAETRQRPLAFLTQAREDLRGCMATEAPSHQPSGKLRHWLQKLQTAKKTETPGCLEASAILHLFQVLNDLRCTALREQCT, encoded by the exons ATGCTGCACCTCAACCTCACCCTGCTGCTTGTGCTGGTGCTGGGGTCTGGCCTCGGGGCTGCCTTTCCCCAGGACACCCTAaagaagagctgcagcctgtcCAAGTACCAGTTCCTCGTGCCCCATGAGCTGAAGGCTGTGCAGAAGATGAAGGAGCAGTTT GAGGACATCATGCTACTGTCGAACCGCAAATGCAACACCAGGCTCTTCCATCGGAAATGGAGGATAGCGGAGCTGTCG GTGCCTGATCGAATGGTGCTGGTGGAAGCCGAGCTGGCCCTCGCCACCGCCATGCTggggctccccgccgcccccaggTTCGCCGAGACGCGCCAGCGGCCCTTGGCCTTCCTCACCCAAGCCCGGGAGGACCTGCGAGGCTGT ATGGCCACAGAGGCTCCTTCGCATCAGCCCTCcgggaaactgaggcactggctgcagaagctgcagaCGGCCAAGAAAACG GAGACCCCCGGCTGCCTGGAGGCCTCCGCCATCCTCCATCTCTTCCAAGTGCTGAATGACCTGCGGTGCACAGCCCTCCGGGAGCAATGCACTTAG